The genomic DNA GATCGGGCCAGCTGGTTTTCGCATAAATCGGAAGTGGCAAAGCCTTACTACTATAGCGTGTACCTGGCCGACCATGATATTACCGCCGAGATAACGCCAACCGAGCGCGCTGCCCAGTTCCGCTTCACCTACCCTAAATCCGATAGCTCCTATATTGTGCTGGATGCGCTCGACAAAGGCTCTTACGTGAAGGTGCTGCCCAAGGAACAAAAGATCATCGGCTACACCACCAAGTATGCCCGGGGACCATTGCCCAACTTCAAGAACTATTTTGTCATTTACATCGACAAGCCTTTCAGTGTGGCTCATACCTGGCGCAATGCGGCCCTGGTAAAGAATACCCTGGAGATGCAGGCTGATCATGCCGGCGCTATTATCGGTTTTAAAACAACAAAAGGCGAAAAAGTAGGCCTCCGGGTTGCTTCTTCCTTTATCAGTTTTGAGCAGGCCGAACTGAACCTAAAAAGGGAACTGGCCACCGACGATTTCGAGGCCACTAAACAGAAAGCCCGCGACACCTGGCACAAAGCAATGAGCCGCATAAAAGTGGAGGGTGGTACCACCGAGCAGCAGCGCACTTTTTACTCCTGCCTGTACCGTACACTGTTTTTCCCGCACAAAATGTATGAGCTGGATGCCAGTAATCAGATCGTGCACTACAGCCCTTACAACGGCAAAACGCTGCCGGGCTACATGTTTGCCGGCACCGGCTTCTGGGACACTTTCCGGGCCCTGTATCCGTTCCTGAACCTGGCTTACCCAAGTATAAACAAGGAAATGCAGGAAGGCCTGCTCAACGATTACAAAGAAGGCGGTTGGTTACCCGAGTGGTCCAGCCCTGGCTATGCCGACATCATGGTTGGCAACAATTCCGCCTCGGTGGTAGCCGATGCTTACATCAAAGGGCTGCGGGGCTATGATATTAACACCCTCTACGAAGCGCTTTTGCATGGCGCCAATAATGAAGGCCCGATGACCGCCGTAGGGCGTGCCGGCGCCAGCTATTACAAAGAACTGGGCTACGTGCCGTATGATGTCAAGATAAACGAGAGCGCTGCCCGCACGCTGGAATATGCTTACGATGACTTTGCCATTTACCAGCTGGCAAAAGCCCTGAAGCGGCCGCAGCAGGAGCTGGACCTTTACGCCCGGCGCAGCCAGAACTACCGTCACCTCTTCGACCCGGCCACCGGCCTGATGCGCGGCAAGAACAAAGATGGCAGTTTCCAGTCGCCCTTTAATCCGTTTAAATGGGGCGATGCGTTTACAGAAGGCAATAGCTGGCATTACAGCTGGTCGGTTTTCCATGATGTGGAAGGGCTGATCGGACTGATGGGCGGCAAACAACGCTTTGTAGCCAAGCTTGACTCTGTTTTCTCGCTGCCGCCTGTTTTTGACGACAGCTACTATGGCGGAGTGATCCACGAGATACGGGAAATGCAGATAGCCAACATGGGGCAGTATGCGCATGGCAACCAGCCCATCCAGCACATGATCTACCTCTACAACTATGCCGGGGAGCCCTGGAAAGCGCAGTATTGGGTACGCCAGACCATGGACCGCATGTACAAAGCAACACCGGATGGCTATTGCGGCGACGAGGACAACGGGCAGACCTCTGCCTGGTACGTGTTCTCTGCCATGGGCTTTTACCCGGTTACGCCGGCTGTAAACCAGTATGTGATCGGGGCACCCTTATTCCGGAAGACCACTATTAAGCTCGAGAACGGAAAGGAGTTTGTGATTGAGGCGCCCAAAAACAACGCCAACAACCTATACATACAGGCAGCAAAGCTGAACGGAAAACGTTTGGATAAGAACTATATCACCCAGGAGGATATTCAGCGGGGAGGAAAGCTGCGCTTTGAAATGGGCGCCGAGCCGGATAAAAAGCGCGGCACGCAGCCGGAGGCGGTTCCTTATTCCTTCTCTTCCGAGGAGAAGCAGATCTCCCAAAAGTAAACGCACGGGATTAAAGCAAACAAAAGGTGTTACGTACTGGCGGCAGTTGCGTAACACCTTTTGTTTTTAAGTGTACCAGGATGCGGGCATACTTCGCTTCCGGGCGTCAGCGCAGTTAAACGCTTTCCGCTACGCCAAACAATAGTATATTTCTGACCTGAACAGAACAAGCATATGGAAGAGATCAGATGGGGCATTATTGGCTGTGGGGATGTGGTCGAGCGCAAAAGCGGACCGGCTTTTCAGCAGGTAGCTGATTCGAAGCTGGTAGCCGTAATGCGCCGTGATGCAGCCCTGGCCGCCGACTTTGCCGCGCGCCACCAGGTGCCCAAATGGTATAGCCAGGCAGAAGAACTGCTCCACGACCCGGACATCAATGCCGTATATGTGGCCACACCCCCTGCTTCGCACGAGGCCTATACCCTGGCGGCGCTGGCGGCCGGCAAGCATGTATACCTCGAAAAACCCATGACGCTTGCCGCCGATGGCGCCCGCCGGATATTGGCCCAGGCGGCCGAAAGTACCGGCAAGCTCGTGATTGCCCATTACCGGCGTGCACAGCCGGCCTTCCTGAAAATTAAGGAATTGCTGGAGAACGGAAGTATAGGCCAGCCGCTTTTTGCCGAGTCGCGCCTGTTGCAACCGCTGCAACCGTTACTGGTGGCTACCACGGAAACGAACTGGCGTCTTGACCCCGCTATCTCCGGAGGAGGTTTATTCCACGACCTGGCACCTCACCAACTCGACCTGATGGTATATTATTTCGGAGAGATAGCCCGGGCATCGGGTTTTTCAGCAAACCAACGACAAACGGCGGAAGTTGATGATTTTGTGAGCGGCCTGATCCAGTTTAAAAGTGGTGTGCAGTTTCAAGGGCTCTGGCATTTTGGCGTGCCGCCCGAAGAAACAACCGACACCATCACGATAACCGGCACGAAAGGCAAGCTCACTTTTTCCTGCTTTGGCGAGACGGATATCACCTTGTGGCAAAACGGGCAGAAAACTACTTACCCCTTTCAGCGCCCCACTTACGTGCAGCAACCCATGATCGAAAAGGTGGTGGGCTATTTTCTGAACAGAAACCCCAATCCATGCCCTGCCGCAGAGGCTGTAGTAGTAATGCGGCTGCTGGATGCTTTTACAGGAAAAGAAACCTATGAACCGGCGGGAAACTAAGGTGCCGCAAGTATAAACCGCCTGATTTTCTGCAGCAAGGGGCTTTATCCGGCGCCTTTGCAAACGCTTTTCAAATCCTTCCTTTTTAATTTATCGGGCAGTGCAGCTCCTGTTAAAGTGTAACGGCTATATGTTGGCGAGGCAGCGCTGTAAATATGTTTAAACAGTAATAAGAATATTTTTATTTTTAATAGTAGAAAGTTTATCTTTCCATAAAGAAGCAGCGATTTAACTGCTGCGCTTCCTGCCTGTTTTCAAACCTATAATCTTACCGTTGATGAAGAAATTTCTACTAGCTGCTGTCGTTTGCTTTGCAGGCTACAGCCAGGCCTACGCCCAGGGTTGTGTGGCCATCAGGAGCAATGGCATGTCGTGCACCATGGAGCACCCGGCCGGAGACGAAACCGCGAAGGGTTGGCAACTCAACGTGTCGCACCGCTATTTTAAATCGTTCCGGCACTTTAAAGGTGATGAAGAACAAAAAGAACGCCTCGAGAAGCATACCGAAGTAATTAACTGGCAACATAGCCTGGATCTGACCCTGATCCGGCAATTCGATAACAAATGGTCGCTGAGTGTCGGGCTTCCGGTGTTGGTTAACAAGCGGTCTTCGCTGTATGAGCACGGCCGCAAGGAAAGACATAACAGCAACTCTGCCGGCATTGGCGATGCCCGCATTGTAGGGTATAAATGGCTGCTGGACCCGGCAAAGGTAACCAGGGGCAATCTGCAGCTGGGCCTGGGCATAAAGCTGCCTACCGGCAACTTTAAGGCTGAGGATACCTTCTACAATGTTGGCCCGGACGGAGGCACAGAACAGCGCCCGGTAGACCAGTCGATACAGCTGGGCGATGGGGGAGTGGGAGCGATTACGGAACTCAACAGCTTTTATACTTTGAACAGTAATTTCAGCGCTTACGCAAACCTGTATTACCTCGTAAATCCGCGCGGCACCAATGGCACCCGCACCTATCGCGAAACCCTGTCGCCCATGTTAGCCAACGAAGCCATTATGAGTGTGCCGGACCAGTATATGGCCCGGCTGGGTGTAAGCCATACGTTTGCCGGAAAGCTCAAAGGGCTGGCAGCCTCCGTGGGAGCCAGAATGGAGGGCGTGCCGGTAAAAGATGTGCTCGGCAGCAGCGAAGGATTCCGCCGGCCGGGCTATATCCAATCGCTGGAGCCCGGCGTAAGCTACATGACCCACCGCTTAACTCTTTTTACTACTGTGCCGGTTGCCCTGAAAAGGAATCGCCTGCAAAGTGTTACCGATAAAGAGAACACCGCCACAACCGGCAACTATGTGCAGGGCGACGCGGCTTTCTCTGATTATGCCATCAACGTCGGGTTGGCTGTCAAGTTTTAGTTCCGGCCCGCAAGGGCGGCACAGCAGCCGGCTGGTTGCTGTGCCGCCCTTTGAAAACAAGCGTATGGCCCCGCTGCTATTTGTTTAATTTCAGCCGGGATTGTAGCGATAACACGTATCTTTTTTTGTACGCCGCCACCTGCGTAGCGAAATGCCGTATAAGTATACCTGTTTGTAAAAAGGGCAATTAAAGGCCCTAATGGGAAATACTTTATTGGATTATTCTCTAACAAATCGGATATTTGTAATCGATAAACAAAAGGGAGTTTCGTACAAGCAAAAACTGTAATTACTCCCACTCATACTTGTTTCAAGCCTGATAAATTGCGGATGGATAACTACGGAATGGCACTAGACCTGGTGATGCTGGTGGATGATGATACGACTACCAACTACCTGAACCAGCGCCTGCTGAACGAAATGAGTGTTGCCAAGGATATTCTGGTAGTTGGCAATGGAAAAGAAGCCCTGGACTATTTGAAAAAGGCTGTGACAGGCGGCGAGGGAGCCCCGCGTTTCCCTGACCTGATCTTCCTGGATATTAAAATGCCTGTGATGGATGGCTTCTCTTTTTTAGAGGAATACCAGAAGCAGGGGCTGGACAACGGCAATCATGTGGTGATCCTGATGTTGACGTCTTCAGCCAGTTTTTATGACCTGGAGAAATTGAAAACCTTTAAGCGCGTGAAGCAGCATTTTTCCAAAGCACTTACCAAGCACGACGTGCGGGAGATTATGCGGGAATATTTTCCTGCCAAACTTTAAGTTTTAACAAGAAAGGCTGCCCATCCCGGCAGCCTTTCTTGTTAAACTTCTTCTATAACCGATTTTATACTTCGTCTGGCACCAGATCCTCCACCGGCCAGGTAAAAGAGAATTTGGAGCCGCGGCCCTGCGATTCAACCCATACATTACCGCCCCGTTCCGTGACAACTTTCTTAACAATGGCCAGACCAAGCCCTGAGCTATCGGAGCGGGAATAGTTACTGCCTCTGTTAAACATCTCAAAAATATGGGCCTGGTGTTCGGCTGGGATGCCCGGGCCATTGTCCTGCACCGAAAAAAGGAGCCTGTCAGGGTGTTTCTCAAATAATATCCTGATCTCGCCGCCATTTGGGTTATCATTATACTTGATGGCGTTTACCAGCAGGTTGCTGAACACCTGGTGCAGGTTAATTTCCTGGGTAAACAGCTCGGGCAGGTTAGGGGAGATGATGATCTTACAGTTGTAGGGTACGATGAGCGAGGCAATGACCTGTTCTACGAGTGTGGCCACGGCCACATATACCTTTTCTACGTTCCGGTGCCCTGCCAGCGAGAGAGAAAGTATACCGGTGATGAGGTTCTCCATTTTCTGTGTCTGGCCGCGCAGCAAGGGCAAAAGGCTAACGGCCTCAGCGTAGTTCTGGTTCTCGATCGTGGAGGCAAGGGCATCGGCCAGGCCGGTGATGTTCTGCAGCGGCGAACGCAAATCGTGGGTAACAGTATGGGCGAAAGCGTCCAGGTTGTTGTTTATCTTCTGGAGTAGCTTGTTTTTGATGTCGCGCTCAATCAGCAGCTCGCCAATCTCGTTGTTGGATTGCTGCAGCTGGCCGTTCAGCCGCCGGATTTCCTGTAAGCGCTGTTCGGCCTCCAGGTTGCGGATGCGCAGTTGTTCGAGTATTTCCAGCAGGTTGATGTTCTGCCTTTTGATTTCGGCATAAGGCGAGATATTGACTTCCTGGTTAAACTCGATTGTCCATTGGTCGAGCAGGGCTTTGGTAAGGCCCGGTGCCTTTGCCGGTAATTTGCGGCGGAGCATGACTTTGGTGCCCTTGTCGGTGTCGGAGGTAATGCTGAACTGGTCTACCAGTTTGCGGGCGTTCAGTATACCCGTGCCCCGGCTGCCGCTTTTCAGGTTTTCGGCCTGGTTAAGTATAAAATCAAGGTTGCCAATGCCACGTCCTCTGTCTGTTACCAACGCCTCCAGGTAGTGGTAACCGGCATCCTCTACCAGGTTAAACTGGATAACTCCGTTGCCCACATACTCCACCACGTTCCGGCAGATCTCCGACACGGCTGTCGAGAATTTTGTCTGGTTGGCCATGGCAATGCCCAGCCTTTCCGAAAGCTGAATGGCCCGCCGGTAAGCCAGCACAATATCCAGTTCGTTGGCAATCGAAAATTTCAGGATGGGGCGCAGCATAAGGCTAGAGAATGGCTTTACAAACTACTACTAAGGTGTCATCGGTGTGGCGGCAGAAATCTTTGTAAAGGACCGCCGCAATGACGGTGGCGTGGTGGCGGTGCAGGCCCGGATATTTGGAAAGATCCCATCGGGACTTAAGCCCGTCGGAATGTAGGATCAGGGTTTTGGAACGCGACCACTCGAGTTGCTGGTTGTTGAGCGTATTGGGCACGTTATGGCCCAGTATGCCATTGTACGAGATAATGTTTTTATAGGGCGGGTTGTTAGTACTAAACTCGCCATTGTAAAGTTTCCCGGCAATGTTGCCTACCCCGCAATAGGTAATGGTATGGGGCAGGATGCGGGCCGCAAAACCTACTGCCCCGCGGGTGCGCTTAATGGCCAGGTGCAGGTCGCGGATGGTTTGCACCGGATCTGCCACCGCCGACTGCTCAAAGTGATGGCAGGCTGCCGCCGAGGCCTCGTGTGCATGGCTGCCGTGGCCCAGACCATCCAGGGCCAGCAGGGTTACTGTGCTGTCCTGTACTTTCAGGGTAAAGCCGTCGCCACAGACCGTTTCATGGCTTTTGGGCACCATCACGCAGCCTACCTCCAGCAGTTTTGCAGGAAGGGCTTCCGCCTTTGCACCGGCTCTTTTTACCTGCGCCATTATAACGGTGCCCAGGCCCGGCTGAGAGTACATGTCGAACAGGTCAGACTGCCTTTTTATAGCGCCCAGGCCTTCGCCGGCAGAGCCATAGGTGGTCACGCCATCCTGCAACATGCGGGTAGCATCGTTCATGCCGGGGCCATTGTCCAGGCACAGGATCTCTAAGGTATGCACCGGCTCGCCCAGAGGTTTTACCAGCAACTCGCCTCCGTTAGGAGAGAACTTGGCCAGGTTAGAGAGCATTTCCGATACAATGATATTTATCTTGCCGGTCTCTCTCTCCGAAAAGCCCACGCTCTCGGCCAGGCGGGTAATATCACGTTTGGTTATACTGGCAAAGCTTCTGTCGGGCACTGAAAAACTGATGTGGTTTTTAACGGCCATGCTTCCAGTGAATTATCATAACTGTGGTGCCCTCGCCGGGGGCGCTCTTAATATCGAACTCGTTTACGAGCCTTTTGGCGCCAGGCAAGCCCAGGCCCAGGCTTTTGCCCGTCGAGAAACCATCCTGCATGGCTTGTTTCAGATCGGAGATCCCGGGTCCTTCGTCTACAAAAGTAAGTCTTACGCCTGATTGCGCACTTTTGCTGATGATCTCCAAAATAACCTTGCCGCCGTTGGCGTAGCGGAGCATGTTCCGCACCAGTTCGCTGGCGGCCGTTATGAGCTTGGTCTGGTTCACCAGGCTCATCCCGATCTTAACTGTAAGTTCGCGTACTCGGTTGCGGAAAGGCACTACGTCCTGCTCCCGCAAAATCTGCATCGTATCCTTAGTCAGTACGATCATCGGGCTCTTCCTCTTCGTCTTCGTCCAAAGAGCCATACTGCAGGTCAATCATTTTCTGCAGCAGCTCCATTCCTTTTTCTACGTTCAGGGCGGTGTGTACGCCCTGTAAGGTAAGGCCCAGTTCAACCAAGGTAATTGCCACTGCGGGCTGCATACCTACTACCACTGTCTCAGCATCCATGATGCGCGACATAGAAGCTATGTTACCCAAAATGCGACCCATAAATGAGTCTACTATATTAACAGCTGATATATCGATAAGCACGCCCTTTGCGCTGGTTTTGCTTACCATTGTTATCAAATCGTTTTCAAGATTCAGAGCCAGCCGGTCATACAGGTCGATCTGTATGGTAACCAACAGAAATGGCCCCAGTTTCAGAATTGGAATTCTCTCCATTTTTTACCTAGCGTCCCAGTCCTGCCGTCGGGGTTCTGTTTGTTTTTCTTACCTCTACGTTGCGCATGCTGAAGGCCAGTTGCAGGGCATGGGCCAGCGACGCTTTTGTTTTGATGTTTGAAAGATCGATTCCCAGGTGCACAATGGTTTGGGCAATCTCGGCCCGGATGCCACTGATGATGCACTCGGCTCCCATCAGGCGCGTGGCGCTCACGGTTTTGATCAGGTGCTGGGCTACCAGCGAGTCTACTGCCGGCACGCCGGAAATGTCAAGTATGGCAATGCTGCTGCCGGTGTTCACAATTTCCTGCAGCAGGTTTTCCATCACGATCTGGGTGCGGGCACTGTCCAGGGTACCGATAATGGGCAGGGCCAGGATGCCTTCCCACACGCGGATCACAGGCGTGGAAATTTCATTTATCTCATCTGTCTGGCGCAGGATCACTTCTTCGCGGCCTTTGATGTAGGTTTCGAAAGTGATGATGCTCAGGTTGTCCAGGATCTTGTTGATGTTGGATATTTCGCGGTAAAGGTCGGCCGGGCTGCTGCTTAGCTCCTCCTCATACACCGTACTGATAGCCTGCTTCAGACTCAGCACATACATGCTGGTTTCGCGGGGGCTGAAGCCCTGACGGGCGCGGGTGATGGAGATATCGCTCAGGATCTCCGTTATGGCTTCATACTCAGAAGAGTAAATATTATCGAAGTTTCCGGATGCAACGGCACGGGCCAGGGCATCCAGCAACTCTTCCGACTGCTTCCGAAGCTCATCATTACTCATCAGGTCATCGCGCAGCATAGCGTCTGCTAATTGGTTCTGCATCCAGATCTCCAATATTCTCTTTTTGTGTTTTTGCAAAAGGTGCGTGGTTAGGTCCATAATTGATGTAATGAACGAGTTCGATTTTTTTATTTTAACTGATTACCGGAAGCTATACGTGACATGCATTTGCTACACTTCTGCAAGGTAACTAAAATTAATCTCATCAGGCCGCATTTATGTGCCAAGTGCCCTGTGGCTACGAAGCATTACGTATATATAGCGCTAATGTGTCGCATGGTTCGGTATTTATACTTACTTTTATAGATCCTGCATTTTTGCAGGCAACGCAACTGCCTGTTGTTGGCAGGCTTGCCGGGGCTGTAGCCGTTCACAGGCGCACGGAATGGCCGGCGAAAAATGTACGCGTCCCGCAGCAACGGCGCATAGCTGCCACCACCGGATCTTTGAAAGAAACATTGGCAAAACTTTATACTTGCGCCTCGTATACGCAGCAAGAATGAACAGCCCGGGTGTAAGCCCAGGCATGCGGGCAAAATATCCTACCCTCTTAGTATAATCCTGAAAAGGAGTGGAGGCAAATATAAGCTTCCTTTAAAATTTAAGCGGCAGGTTTGATATCCTCCGTTTTAGGCAGTAATATCAAGCAATTTTTAGAATGGTTTTTTAGATGTAAGTATGAATTCAGAATCAGAAGCTGTTTCACATGTAGATACTAATAAAGCCACTGAAGACAATTTCCGGCTTTTGATTGAAGGCATAACCGACTATGCTATTTTCCTGCTTGACCCATCAGGGTACATTACGACCTGGAATGCCGGTGCAGCCCGTATTAAACAGTACGCAGCTGACGAGATCATTGGCAAACACTTCTCCACATTTTATTCAGCCGAGGCCAAAGCAGCGGAGTATCCGGCCTATGAGCTGCAGGAAGCCCTGAAGCAAGGCCATTTTGAAGACGAAGGCTGGCGCTTGCGCAAGGACGGGACTGCCTTCTGGGCCAACGTGGTGATCACCCCGATCTATAACCAGGCCCGGGAGCTGATTGGCTTTGCCAAGATTACCCGCGACCTGTCGGAACGAAAAAAAGCGGAAGATGACCTGTTAAAAGCTTTCGATGAGGTAAAAGAAAACGAGGAGCGCTTTCGGCAACTGGTCGAAGGGGTGGCTGATTATGCCATTTTTATGCTGGACCCCGTCGGAAATATTACCACCTGGAACGAAGGCGCCCGGAAATTAAACGGATACGAGGCGCACGAGATCATAGGCAAATACTTTGCTAAGTTTTACAGCCGCGAAGCGGTGGAGCAAGGTTTTCCGGCGTATGAGTTGCAGCAGGCAAAACAAAACGGCCGTTTTGAAGACGAAGGCTGGCGCTACCGCAAAGATGGTTCCGCGTTCTGGGCCAACACCGTTTTAACTGCTATTTACGATTCGCAAAAGCAGCTCCTTGGTTTTTCCAAGATCACCCGCGACCTGACCGAAAGAAAGAAACTCGAGCAACAGTTATACTGGACAAACCAGGAGCTGAAAGAAAATGAAGAGCGCAGCCGCTTGCTGATCGACAGTGTAAAGGACTATGCTATTTTAATGCTTTCGCCGGACGGTATTGTGAGCAGCTGGAATGTGGGCGCCGAACGCATCAAAGGCTACAAAGCAGCTGAGATCATTGGCAAGCACTTCTCTACGTTTTACCCGCGCGAAGCCATTGAAAGCGGCTTTCCGCAATATGAGCTCCGAAAAGCGCTGGATCAGGGCCATTTTGAAGACGAAGGCTGGCGCTTGCGCAAAGACGGGACTGCCTTCTGGGCCAACGTGGTGATCACCCCGATCCATAACCCGGCCCGGGAGCTGATCGGCTTTGCCAAAGTAACGCGCGACTTAACCGAACGCCGCCGCAACGAAGACCTGATGCGGAAGAACAATGAGTTGTTAAAGATCAATAACGAGCTGGATAACTTTGTTTATGCCGCGTCGCATGATCTTAAATCCCCCATCATTAACCTGGAGGGGCTGCTGGCTGCTTTGAAGGAAGACCTGGGGCCGGAAGGTGAACACCACAGCGAAGTATTGACCCGGATGGACGGCGCCATTACGATCCTTAAAAAAGTGGTGTCGGATCTGGGCGATGTGGCCCGGCTGCAGCAGTCAAACGGCGAGACAGAAAGTATAAACCTACCGGACCTTTTAGCGGAAGTGACCGGAAATATAAGCGAGTTAATAGCGGCCAGTAATGCCGAGATCATCGCTGATTTCTCTGGGTTTAAGAGCCTGACGTATTCGCGCAAAAACCTGCGGAGCATTTTGTTTAACCTGGTCTCCAATGCTATTAAATACGCGCATCCGCAGCGCAGGCCGCAAGTCCGGGTAAAAACCCACCTGGCAAGCACCGGCCTGTATTGCCTGTCGGTCGCCGATAATGGACTGGGCATCACCTCAAACCAGACAAGTAAAATATTCTCGTTATTCAAACGGGCGCACGACCATGTGGAAGGTTCGGGTATTGGCTTATACCTGGTGAAAAAGATACTTGATAATTCCGGCGACAGTATTGTGGTGGACAGTGTGCCGGACAAAGGATCCGTGTTTAGTATCTGCTTTAAGCAGAAAGCCTCTTAGGGGGATGTAGACAACAAGTATAACTTGCCCAGGCTAAGATCAGCAGATTGGTATAAATCAAAAAAGGCTCCTCATGACAAGGAGCCTTTTTTGTATGATCAGTTTTTAAAACTTTTCAACTTTTAGCCATCCTCTTTAACGTGGTTCTGTGTGGTAAGGTTGTGAAAAGCTGAAAAAAAGTTAAAATATTTTTTCAGGATCAGTTCTTTAACGCTTTTTGAATAGGTAATGTCTTGATTTTCAATGCGTAACAGGTAGTTTGGTGGTTGTTCAATTTCGGCTTTATACTTGGTCCTGCACGGCCTTTGCACGTTTGCGTGTTGCCAGCCTGCCCGCAACATACCAGCTGTTTATACTTTTCTAAATAAAGCGGCCGGTACAACGTTCTAAGTGCGTTCGCAGTAGAACAGGCATAAAGTTATTTTACCACCGAAAATGGACGAGCACAGTAACCAGGAAATTTTTACGCATCTGATCAGGGAAACAAACAGGATGTTGTTTTCCTGGGATGTAGCGGAGGCTTCGTTTTCTTATCTCAGCAAAGGGTTCCGGCTGTATATCGAACAGGCCCTGGGAAGTAATGCTGTTTCAAATCCGGCGATGCTCTTTGGTGCTATACATGCAGATGATAAACCTTACCTGCTCAGCGAGTACGAAGAGCTGTTGAAGGGCACCTTTAAGGAGAATGTTGAATTCCGGATTATCCTTCCTGACCTGT from Pontibacter liquoris includes the following:
- a CDS encoding GH92 family glycosyl hydrolase, which translates into the protein MKKTFIALLGLLMYTQAPAQGVSNAFAPEELVNPLMGTDSKPSLSNGNTYPAIAVPWGMNFWTPQTGKMGDGWAYTYTADKIRGFKQTHQPSPWMNDYGQFALMPLTGKLRFNEDDRASWFSHKSEVAKPYYYSVYLADHDITAEITPTERAAQFRFTYPKSDSSYIVLDALDKGSYVKVLPKEQKIIGYTTKYARGPLPNFKNYFVIYIDKPFSVAHTWRNAALVKNTLEMQADHAGAIIGFKTTKGEKVGLRVASSFISFEQAELNLKRELATDDFEATKQKARDTWHKAMSRIKVEGGTTEQQRTFYSCLYRTLFFPHKMYELDASNQIVHYSPYNGKTLPGYMFAGTGFWDTFRALYPFLNLAYPSINKEMQEGLLNDYKEGGWLPEWSSPGYADIMVGNNSASVVADAYIKGLRGYDINTLYEALLHGANNEGPMTAVGRAGASYYKELGYVPYDVKINESAARTLEYAYDDFAIYQLAKALKRPQQELDLYARRSQNYRHLFDPATGLMRGKNKDGSFQSPFNPFKWGDAFTEGNSWHYSWSVFHDVEGLIGLMGGKQRFVAKLDSVFSLPPVFDDSYYGGVIHEIREMQIANMGQYAHGNQPIQHMIYLYNYAGEPWKAQYWVRQTMDRMYKATPDGYCGDEDNGQTSAWYVFSAMGFYPVTPAVNQYVIGAPLFRKTTIKLENGKEFVIEAPKNNANNLYIQAAKLNGKRLDKNYITQEDIQRGGKLRFEMGAEPDKKRGTQPEAVPYSFSSEEKQISQK
- a CDS encoding Gfo/Idh/MocA family protein → MEEIRWGIIGCGDVVERKSGPAFQQVADSKLVAVMRRDAALAADFAARHQVPKWYSQAEELLHDPDINAVYVATPPASHEAYTLAALAAGKHVYLEKPMTLAADGARRILAQAAESTGKLVIAHYRRAQPAFLKIKELLENGSIGQPLFAESRLLQPLQPLLVATTETNWRLDPAISGGGLFHDLAPHQLDLMVYYFGEIARASGFSANQRQTAEVDDFVSGLIQFKSGVQFQGLWHFGVPPEETTDTITITGTKGKLTFSCFGETDITLWQNGQKTTYPFQRPTYVQQPMIEKVVGYFLNRNPNPCPAAEAVVVMRLLDAFTGKETYEPAGN
- a CDS encoding response regulator, with product MDNYGMALDLVMLVDDDTTTNYLNQRLLNEMSVAKDILVVGNGKEALDYLKKAVTGGEGAPRFPDLIFLDIKMPVMDGFSFLEEYQKQGLDNGNHVVILMLTSSASFYDLEKLKTFKRVKQHFSKALTKHDVREIMREYFPAKL
- a CDS encoding sensor histidine kinase gives rise to the protein MLRPILKFSIANELDIVLAYRRAIQLSERLGIAMANQTKFSTAVSEICRNVVEYVGNGVIQFNLVEDAGYHYLEALVTDRGRGIGNLDFILNQAENLKSGSRGTGILNARKLVDQFSITSDTDKGTKVMLRRKLPAKAPGLTKALLDQWTIEFNQEVNISPYAEIKRQNINLLEILEQLRIRNLEAEQRLQEIRRLNGQLQQSNNEIGELLIERDIKNKLLQKINNNLDAFAHTVTHDLRSPLQNITGLADALASTIENQNYAEAVSLLPLLRGQTQKMENLITGILSLSLAGHRNVEKVYVAVATLVEQVIASLIVPYNCKIIISPNLPELFTQEINLHQVFSNLLVNAIKYNDNPNGGEIRILFEKHPDRLLFSVQDNGPGIPAEHQAHIFEMFNRGSNYSRSDSSGLGLAIVKKVVTERGGNVWVESQGRGSKFSFTWPVEDLVPDEV
- a CDS encoding stage II sporulation protein E, producing MAVKNHISFSVPDRSFASITKRDITRLAESVGFSERETGKINIIVSEMLSNLAKFSPNGGELLVKPLGEPVHTLEILCLDNGPGMNDATRMLQDGVTTYGSAGEGLGAIKRQSDLFDMYSQPGLGTVIMAQVKRAGAKAEALPAKLLEVGCVMVPKSHETVCGDGFTLKVQDSTVTLLALDGLGHGSHAHEASAAACHHFEQSAVADPVQTIRDLHLAIKRTRGAVGFAARILPHTITYCGVGNIAGKLYNGEFSTNNPPYKNIISYNGILGHNVPNTLNNQQLEWSRSKTLILHSDGLKSRWDLSKYPGLHRHHATVIAAVLYKDFCRHTDDTLVVVCKAIL
- a CDS encoding anti-sigma regulatory factor; translated protein: MIVLTKDTMQILREQDVVPFRNRVRELTVKIGMSLVNQTKLITAASELVRNMLRYANGGKVILEIISKSAQSGVRLTFVDEGPGISDLKQAMQDGFSTGKSLGLGLPGAKRLVNEFDIKSAPGEGTTVMIIHWKHGR
- a CDS encoding STAS domain-containing protein codes for the protein MERIPILKLGPFLLVTIQIDLYDRLALNLENDLITMVSKTSAKGVLIDISAVNIVDSFMGRILGNIASMSRIMDAETVVVGMQPAVAITLVELGLTLQGVHTALNVEKGMELLQKMIDLQYGSLDEDEEEEPDDRTD
- a CDS encoding STAS domain-containing protein, coding for MDLTTHLLQKHKKRILEIWMQNQLADAMLRDDLMSNDELRKQSEELLDALARAVASGNFDNIYSSEYEAITEILSDISITRARQGFSPRETSMYVLSLKQAISTVYEEELSSSPADLYREISNINKILDNLSIITFETYIKGREEVILRQTDEINEISTPVIRVWEGILALPIIGTLDSARTQIVMENLLQEIVNTGSSIAILDISGVPAVDSLVAQHLIKTVSATRLMGAECIISGIRAEIAQTIVHLGIDLSNIKTKASLAHALQLAFSMRNVEVRKTNRTPTAGLGR